A part of Rhinatrema bivittatum chromosome 16, aRhiBiv1.1, whole genome shotgun sequence genomic DNA contains:
- the LOC115077518 gene encoding olfactory receptor 10A7-like, which yields MIRDNQSYVTEFILLGFSSDPTVQGLLFLVISIMYFLTLIGNVTIILIVTADSLLQKPMYYFIRNLAFLEICYTSVTVPEMLVNFLSEDKSISFFGCATQMYFFSFIGDAECFLLAVMSYDRYVAICSPLHYGTIMNKKVCAQMVAACWTIGIVYEFGQTVFVFTLHFCGPNKVDHFFCDFHPILKLSCQDTSQNEISAFIGTVILILIPFLFILISYIRILSTILRIRSAGGRRKAFSTCASHLITVSLFFGMGIFNYLLPNSWHSPIVDKLFALFYAVLIPMLNPLIYSLRNKEVLDILSKRIGRKMNSPSF from the coding sequence ATGATCAGAGACAATCAATCTTATGTGACAGAGTTCATCCTTTTGGGCTTCTCTAGTGACCCCACTGTTCAGGGTTTACTCTTCTTGGTAATCTCCATTATGTATTTTCTCACCTTAATAGGGAATGTCACCATCATTTTGATAGTAACGGCAGACTCTCTCCTTCAGAAACCCATGTACTACTTCATCAGGAACTTGGCTTTCTTGGAGATCTGCTACACCTCTGTCACTGTCCCTGAGATGCTGGTGAACTTCCTCTCAGAGGAcaaaagtatttctttttttggttGTGCTACACAgatgtatttcttttcctttatagGAGATGCAGAGTGTTTCCTTCTTGCTGTGATGTCTTACGACCGGTATGTGGCCATCTGTAGCCCGCTGCATTATGGTACCATCATGAATAAGAAAGTATGTGCCCAAATGGTGGCAGCTTGTTGGACTATTGGAATCGTGTATGAGTTTGGACAGACAGTCTTTGTCTTTACATTACATTTCTGTGGCCCTAATAAGGTTGATCATTTCTTTTGCGACTTCCATCCCATCTTAAAGCTTTCCTGCCAGGACACTTCACAGAATGAAATTTCTGCCTTCATTGGCACTGTGATATTGATTCTCATACCCTTTCTTTTTATCCTCATCTCTTATATTCGCATCCTTTCTACGATCCTAAGGATCCGTTCAGCAGGGGGAAGAcgcaaggccttctccacctgtgcCTCCCACCTTATCACCGTCTCTTTGTTCTTTGGAATGGGAATATTTAACTATTTGCTTCCCAACTCCTGGCATTCCCCCATTGTGGATAAATTATTTGCTCTGTTCTATGCTGTTCTAATTCCAATGTTGAACCCATTGATCTACAGTTTGAGGAATAAAGAAGTGCTAGATATTTTGAGCAAAAGAATAGGGAGGAAAATGAATTCTCCAAGCTTTTAA